Below is a window of Mucilaginibacter ginkgonis DNA.
TTGCCAGTAGGAATTTTATATTTTTTGAATGGATATAATTCCTTGTCGATGATTTTATCCTCTATTGCCACATTAAAAATTTTACGCAATGGTCTCAGGTAAATTCCTACAGATGTCCTCGATTTACCTTTTCCAGTAAACCATTGCTCGTATTTATGAAGAAAAGAAGGTGTAATAACATCAAAAGGAATTATGCCGCCCGAGTTCTTTTTACCCTCAAAATAGAAGGACTTTATAGAATTAATACTACAAGAATAACTTGATGCCGTACCAACCTGGTCGGTTTTAATTAATTCATCTATATAGGCTTGATACCTGTCAATAACATTAAGTTCTAAATAGGTAGATGCAAATAAGAGCTCTTCAAATTTTTCGAAGGTAAAATGAGAAATGCTTTCAGCAACTTCATTTGCTTTAGCTTCAAGTGCGGAAAGTTCAATCTTTAATGTTTTCAGATATTCACCTTTAGGTTTTAATGTTTTATACGAATTCTGGAAGTCCGATTCCGATAGATTCTTACCCACACTAAAAAGTTTCTGTCTTCCGTAGAAAACCTGAATTCTTAAAGGATAGATATTATCTTCTCGCTTTCGCCTGGTGTCAAGCCACAAAGATATCTTGGGTCTTTTTATTATCTGTTCCATTTCGTAACTATGTGCATACTTTATAATTCAAAAATACTGGTTATGATATTGAAATCCCAATAAATAGTCAATTTTATGTGCATACTTTGTGCATACTTTTGAT
It encodes the following:
- a CDS encoding tyrosine-type recombinase/integrase, whose protein sequence is MEQIIKRPKISLWLDTRRKREDNIYPLRIQVFYGRQKLFSVGKNLSESDFQNSYKTLKPKGEYLKTLKIELSALEAKANEVAESISHFTFEKFEELLFASTYLELNVIDRYQAYIDELIKTDQVGTASSYSCSINSIKSFYFEGKKNSGGIIPFDVITPSFLHKYEQWFTGKGKSRTSVGIYLRPLRKIFNVAIEDKIIDKELYPFKKYKIPTGKNTKKAIETNDLKKLFELDLSHNVYQQKARAFWFFSYQCNGMNIRDISELQIKNFHGTYFSFLRHKTKNTTKEDPKPIIVPITNFVKEMIEQYGKLTAKPNDYVFPIFKAGMNALEKHRTNQNFVRFINQHMAKIAEQYKLNIKLGTMEARHTFTTMVTRKQGLEFAQEALGHSTLSTTQNYWKGFENETKHEVADMLLNFQ